In a single window of the Shumkonia mesophila genome:
- a CDS encoding FadR/GntR family transcriptional regulator: MMANTVKLIADRLRKIEVKSPSHLIIEQIRGLVAEGVLKPGQKLPSERIMSERFAVSRGIVREALRRLEFYGVLKTLPQSGTVLENIGAPTLAVLIDNVLEIPGNDFATLAEARLVIEAHTARLAAAHASDAQIAEIRRVHARFSGVAGDNRKALEENMLFHLRIAGASGNAVLRSFVSQIEPEIMKFSIQLDAYRDNRMPDIIAEHEAVVEAIERRDPEGAAAAMARHLENARTHDAALVAEDEDDFVPRPDAAPGRRKRKPTRRRTQ, encoded by the coding sequence ATGATGGCCAACACCGTCAAGCTGATCGCCGACCGCCTGCGGAAAATCGAAGTGAAGTCGCCCTCCCACCTGATCATCGAGCAGATCCGCGGCCTGGTCGCCGAGGGGGTGCTGAAGCCCGGCCAGAAGCTGCCCTCCGAGCGCATCATGTCGGAGCGCTTCGCGGTCAGCCGCGGCATCGTGCGCGAAGCCCTGCGCCGCCTGGAATTCTATGGCGTGCTCAAGACCCTGCCGCAGAGCGGCACCGTGCTGGAGAACATCGGCGCGCCGACGCTGGCCGTGCTCATCGACAACGTGCTGGAAATCCCGGGCAACGACTTCGCGACCCTGGCCGAGGCCCGCCTGGTCATCGAGGCGCATACGGCCCGCCTTGCCGCCGCCCACGCCAGCGACGCCCAGATCGCCGAGATCCGCCGGGTCCACGCCCGCTTCAGCGGCGTGGCCGGCGACAACCGCAAGGCGCTGGAGGAGAACATGCTGTTCCACCTGCGCATCGCAGGCGCCTCGGGCAACGCCGTGCTGCGCTCCTTCGTCAGCCAGATCGAGCCCGAGATCATGAAGTTCTCGATCCAGCTCGACGCCTACCGCGACAACCGCATGCCCGACATCATCGCCGAGCACGAGGCGGTGGTCGAGGCCATCGAGCGCCGCGACCCCGAGGGCGCCGCCGCCGCCATGGCCCGCCACCTGGAAAACGCCCGCACGCACGACGCCGCCCTGGTCGCCGAGGACGAGGACGACTTCGTCCCGCGGCCCGACGCCGCTCCCGGCCGGCGCAAGCGCAAGCCAACCCGCCGGCGCACCCAATAG
- a CDS encoding acyl-CoA dehydrogenase family protein, translating to MYLNEQHEAIREMTHDFAEKEIRPFAAELDESERFPAEIFDKMCELGLFGICVPETWGGAGCDVLSYAVVMEELSRGYSAIADQCGLVELISTLLNQYGTEAQKEKYLRPLLKGKLRCAYGLTEPEAGSDLANVRTTAVKDGDGWRLNGNKIWINNAPVCDFALVLTRTDKTAGHRGMSIFIVERAYPGFSSGPKEHKLGQRASQVGALEFDNVPLPAEALLGPENRGFHIMMSILEKGRVGIGALAVGIVQAALDASIDYAKVRRQFGKSIGEFQGVQWMLADMAKDLTAARLLVHNAALKLDRGESAALESSMAKCFAGDAAVAHASNAVQIFGGSGYIRGFEVERLYRDSKITQIYEGTNQIQRMIIARNLLK from the coding sequence ATGTACCTGAACGAGCAGCACGAAGCCATCCGCGAGATGACGCACGATTTCGCGGAAAAGGAGATCCGGCCCTTCGCCGCCGAATTGGACGAGAGCGAGCGCTTTCCGGCCGAGATCTTCGACAAGATGTGCGAGCTCGGCCTGTTCGGCATCTGCGTTCCCGAGACGTGGGGGGGCGCGGGGTGCGACGTGCTGTCCTACGCCGTCGTCATGGAGGAGCTGTCGCGCGGCTATTCGGCCATCGCCGACCAGTGCGGCCTGGTCGAGCTGATCTCGACGCTGCTCAACCAGTACGGCACCGAAGCCCAGAAGGAGAAGTACCTGCGGCCGCTCCTGAAGGGCAAGCTGCGCTGCGCCTATGGGTTGACCGAGCCGGAAGCGGGGTCCGACCTTGCCAACGTGCGCACCACGGCGGTGAAGGACGGCGACGGCTGGCGGCTCAACGGCAACAAGATCTGGATCAACAACGCACCCGTGTGCGATTTCGCCCTGGTGCTGACCCGCACCGACAAAACGGCCGGGCATCGCGGCATGAGCATCTTCATCGTCGAGCGAGCCTATCCCGGCTTCAGCTCGGGACCCAAGGAGCACAAGCTGGGCCAGCGCGCCTCGCAGGTGGGGGCGCTGGAATTCGACAACGTGCCGCTGCCGGCCGAGGCCCTGTTGGGCCCCGAGAATCGCGGCTTCCACATCATGATGAGCATTCTGGAAAAGGGCCGCGTCGGCATCGGCGCCCTGGCCGTCGGCATCGTCCAGGCGGCGCTCGACGCCTCCATCGACTACGCCAAGGTGCGCCGGCAGTTCGGCAAGAGCATCGGCGAGTTCCAGGGCGTGCAGTGGATGCTGGCCGACATGGCCAAGGACCTGACGGCGGCCCGCCTGTTGGTGCACAACGCGGCGCTGAAGCTGGATCGCGGCGAAAGCGCGGCGCTGGAATCCTCGATGGCCAAGTGCTTTGCCGGCGACGCCGCGGTGGCGCACGCCAGCAACGCCGTGCAGATCTTCGGCGGCAGCGGCTACATCCGCGGCTTCGAGGTCGAGCGGCTGTATCGCGATTCCAAGATCACCCAGATCTATGAGGGAACGAACCAGATTCAGCGTATGATCATCGCCCGCAATCTGCTGAAGTAG
- a CDS encoding 3-ketoacyl-ACP reductase — protein sequence MAASSSKGAGRAPVALVTGGQRGIGRGCVYALAEAGFDVVVNDLERSPDATETLDGVAERGQRAAFVKANLAEIDQHPRLVEEAAGAFGALDCLVNNAGVSVLSRGDLLDVSAESFDRCIGVNLRGTFFLTQQVARWMLAHPAAEGDPLRSIVTISSSNARLVSIARGEYCISKTGLAMMTQLFAVRLAEEGIGVYEIRPGLIHTPMTAKAEEYYDRAIAEGISPIRRWGEPEDVGRTVATMATGGLPFTVGQAVCVDGGMYIRHY from the coding sequence ATGGCGGCATCGTCATCCAAGGGCGCCGGTCGCGCGCCGGTGGCCCTGGTCACCGGCGGCCAGCGCGGCATCGGGCGCGGCTGCGTCTATGCCCTGGCCGAGGCCGGCTTCGACGTCGTGGTCAACGACCTCGAGCGCTCTCCCGACGCCACGGAGACGCTGGACGGCGTCGCCGAGCGCGGCCAGCGGGCGGCCTTCGTCAAGGCCAACCTGGCCGAGATCGATCAACACCCGCGCCTGGTCGAGGAGGCGGCGGGCGCCTTCGGGGCCCTGGACTGCCTGGTCAACAACGCCGGCGTCTCGGTGCTCAGCCGCGGCGACCTGCTGGACGTTTCGGCCGAAAGCTTCGACCGCTGCATCGGCGTCAACCTGCGCGGCACCTTCTTCCTGACCCAGCAGGTTGCCCGTTGGATGCTGGCCCATCCGGCCGCCGAGGGCGATCCCCTGCGCTCCATCGTCACGATTTCTTCCAGCAACGCCCGCCTGGTCTCCATCGCCCGCGGCGAATACTGCATCTCGAAGACCGGACTGGCCATGATGACCCAGCTGTTCGCCGTGCGCCTGGCCGAGGAGGGTATCGGCGTCTATGAAATCCGCCCCGGCCTCATCCACACGCCGATGACCGCCAAGGCCGAGGAGTATTACGACCGCGCCATCGCCGAGGGCATCTCGCCGATCCGCCGCTGGGGCGAGCCCGAGGACGTCGGGCGCACGGTGGCGACGATGGCGACCGGCGGCCTGCCCTTCACCGTCGGCCAGGCGGTGTGCGTCGACGGCGGCATGTACATCCGGCATTACTGA
- a CDS encoding MaoC family dehydratase: MAELKPGIYWYEDLEVGGTYTTPGILVTETHIAGFAGLTGDFFEVHTDDEFARSLGFNGRIAHGLLGLSMTDGLKNRSEVRIKAIASLGWNWKFLGPIHVNDRIQADITVKALRPTRKPGRGIVTLGFQVRNQHGEVVQEGENLMMIRMREGETIE, translated from the coding sequence ATGGCGGAACTGAAACCGGGCATCTACTGGTACGAGGACCTGGAGGTCGGCGGCACCTACACGACGCCCGGCATCCTGGTCACCGAAACCCATATCGCCGGCTTCGCCGGGCTGACCGGCGACTTCTTCGAGGTCCACACCGACGACGAATTCGCCCGCAGCCTCGGCTTCAACGGACGCATCGCCCACGGGCTCCTGGGCCTGTCGATGACCGACGGCCTCAAGAACCGCTCGGAGGTGCGCATCAAGGCCATCGCGTCCCTGGGGTGGAACTGGAAGTTCCTGGGGCCGATCCACGTGAACGACCGAATCCAGGCCGACATCACGGTCAAGGCCCTGCGCCCGACCCGGAAGCCGGGGCGGGGAATCGTCACACTCGGGTTCCAAGTACGGAACCAGCATGGCGAAGTGGTTCAGGAAGGAGAGAACCTCATGATGATTCGCATGCGGGAAGGTGAAACAATCGAATAA
- the eda gene encoding bifunctional 4-hydroxy-2-oxoglutarate aldolase/2-dehydro-3-deoxy-phosphogluconate aldolase, translating to MSDIYQKFHDLGIIPVVAINDAKHAVPLAKALVAGGLPVAEITFRTDAAEESIKRIAKEVPEVMLGAGTVLTVEQAKRAVAAGANYIISPGIEPKVVGWCVENNIPVTPGVACPSDIAMALSFGLEVVKFFPAENIGGLPAMKAIAGPYGMIKFIPTGGISAANLNTYLAYDKVLACGGSWMVKSELIAAEKFGEIERLTREAVLSMLGFGLAHVGINTKDDGESLSVAKKLGGLFALPVKEGNSSNFAGTIAEVMKGKGPGTNGHIAIATNDIERAMAFLRRSGVEFDMASAKGPEGGSIKALYLKEEIAGFGVHLLRR from the coding sequence ATGTCGGATATCTACCAGAAATTTCATGATCTCGGGATCATCCCGGTGGTCGCCATCAACGACGCCAAGCACGCCGTGCCGCTGGCCAAGGCGCTGGTGGCGGGCGGCCTGCCGGTCGCCGAAATCACTTTCCGCACGGACGCCGCCGAGGAGTCCATCAAGCGCATCGCCAAGGAAGTGCCCGAGGTCATGTTGGGCGCCGGCACCGTGCTGACCGTCGAGCAGGCCAAGCGGGCGGTCGCGGCGGGCGCCAACTACATCATCTCGCCCGGCATCGAGCCCAAGGTGGTCGGCTGGTGCGTCGAGAACAACATCCCGGTGACGCCGGGCGTGGCCTGTCCCAGCGACATCGCCATGGCGTTGAGCTTCGGGCTCGAGGTGGTCAAGTTCTTCCCGGCCGAGAACATCGGCGGCCTGCCGGCCATGAAGGCCATCGCCGGCCCCTACGGGATGATCAAGTTCATCCCCACCGGCGGCATCAGCGCGGCCAACCTCAACACCTATCTGGCCTATGACAAGGTGCTGGCCTGCGGCGGCAGCTGGATGGTCAAGTCCGAGCTGATCGCCGCCGAGAAGTTCGGCGAGATCGAGCGCCTCACCCGCGAGGCGGTGCTGAGCATGCTGGGCTTCGGCCTGGCGCACGTCGGCATCAATACCAAGGACGACGGCGAGTCGCTTTCCGTCGCCAAGAAGCTGGGCGGCCTGTTCGCCCTTCCCGTCAAGGAAGGCAACAGCTCCAACTTCGCCGGCACCATCGCCGAGGTGATGAAGGGCAAGGGCCCGGGCACCAACGGCCATATCGCCATCGCCACCAACGACATCGAGCGGGCCATGGCTTTCCTGCGCCGCTCGGGCGTCGAGTTCGACATGGCCTCGGCCAAGGGCCCCGAGGGCGGCTCGATCAAGGCGCTGTACCTGAAGGAAGAGATCGCCGGCTTCGGCGTCCATCTGCTGCGGCGCTAG
- a CDS encoding sugar kinase, translated as MTKRIVTFGEIMLRLKSPGFERLFQSPTLEATFGGGEANVAVSLANYGLDAAFVSVLPKNDIGEAAIAELRRFGVDTSLIARGGDRVGIYYLESGANQRASKVVYDRAHSSIAEAKTGTIDWKAALKGAEWFHVTGITPAISQAAAEMTMESVKAAKAMGITVSCDFNYRGKLWKWGKKAPEVMTELVKFVDVGIANEEDCQKSLGVTVEDVHVESGELDTAKYEALSAKMLQVFPNMKIIAITLRESKSADHNDWAACLRDKDGFKLSRKYSITDIVDRVGGGDSFGSGLIYGLLTYKTRQEALEFAVAASCLKHSIMGDFNRMSVSEVEKLKGGDASGRVQR; from the coding sequence ATGACCAAACGCATTGTCACTTTCGGCGAGATCATGCTCCGCCTGAAATCGCCCGGCTTCGAGCGGCTGTTCCAAAGCCCGACGCTGGAAGCCACCTTTGGCGGCGGCGAGGCCAACGTCGCCGTGTCGCTGGCCAATTACGGCCTGGATGCGGCCTTCGTTTCGGTCCTGCCCAAGAACGACATCGGCGAGGCGGCCATCGCCGAACTGCGCCGTTTCGGCGTCGACACCTCGCTGATCGCCCGCGGCGGCGACCGCGTCGGCATCTACTATCTCGAAAGCGGCGCCAACCAGCGCGCCTCGAAGGTGGTCTACGACCGCGCCCATTCCTCGATCGCCGAGGCCAAGACCGGCACCATCGACTGGAAGGCGGCGCTGAAGGGCGCCGAGTGGTTCCACGTCACCGGCATCACGCCGGCCATCAGCCAGGCGGCGGCCGAGATGACCATGGAGTCGGTCAAGGCGGCCAAGGCGATGGGTATCACGGTGTCCTGCGACTTCAACTACCGCGGCAAGCTGTGGAAGTGGGGCAAGAAGGCCCCCGAGGTGATGACCGAACTGGTCAAGTTCGTCGACGTCGGCATCGCCAACGAGGAGGACTGCCAGAAGTCGCTGGGCGTCACGGTGGAAGACGTCCACGTCGAGAGCGGCGAACTGGACACCGCCAAGTACGAGGCGCTGAGCGCCAAGATGCTGCAGGTGTTCCCCAATATGAAGATCATCGCCATCACGCTGCGTGAAAGCAAAAGCGCCGATCACAACGACTGGGCGGCCTGCCTGCGCGACAAGGACGGCTTCAAGCTCAGTCGCAAGTACTCGATCACCGACATCGTCGATCGCGTCGGCGGCGGCGATTCCTTCGGCTCGGGCCTGATCTACGGCCTGCTCACCTATAAGACCCGCCAGGAAGCGCTTGAATTCGCGGTGGCGGCGAGCTGCCTCAAGCACTCGATTATGGGCGACTTCAACCGCATGTCGGTCTCCGAGGTCGAGAAGCTCAAGGGCGGCGACGCCTCGGGCCGCGTCCAGCGCTAA
- a CDS encoding NAD-dependent epimerase/dehydratase family protein, producing MYNRVLLTGANGVIGKVLREALRGVYPVLRLSHRRPFGDALPGEEIVLANLDNMDEVDAMMEGVDAVIHLGGKAEEGTWDVVLKSNIMGAYNTLEAARRHKVKRFIFASTNHIIGYYRRDRKLTVDDPPRPDCRYAATKVFGEALARMYADKYGMSVICQRIGSFQPKPLNVRMLSGWCSHGDMIELTKVCLNAPQDTHFEIVWGVSGNTRGWWDNTPAFKLGFVPKDNSEDYAPEIFEAQRKAREEAKKSKSAVTDVADQAAVVAAIKAVQAEEPPAEGLFQGGPYCAMEFEGDLDKIK from the coding sequence ATGTATAACCGCGTGCTGCTCACCGGCGCCAACGGCGTCATCGGCAAGGTCCTGCGCGAGGCCCTGCGCGGCGTCTATCCCGTGCTCCGCCTGTCCCACCGCCGGCCGTTCGGCGACGCCCTGCCGGGCGAGGAGATCGTGCTCGCCAACCTCGACAACATGGACGAGGTGGACGCCATGATGGAAGGCGTCGACGCCGTCATCCACCTGGGCGGCAAGGCCGAGGAGGGGACCTGGGACGTCGTGCTGAAAAGCAACATCATGGGCGCCTACAACACGCTGGAGGCGGCCCGGCGCCACAAGGTGAAGCGCTTCATCTTCGCGTCCACCAACCACATCATCGGCTATTACCGGCGCGACCGGAAGCTGACGGTGGACGACCCGCCGCGCCCCGACTGCCGCTACGCCGCCACCAAGGTGTTCGGGGAAGCCTTGGCCCGCATGTACGCCGACAAGTACGGCATGAGCGTCATCTGCCAGCGCATCGGCTCGTTCCAGCCCAAGCCCTTGAACGTGCGCATGCTGAGCGGCTGGTGCAGCCATGGCGACATGATCGAGCTGACCAAGGTCTGTCTGAACGCGCCGCAGGACACCCACTTCGAGATCGTCTGGGGCGTTTCCGGCAACACCCGGGGCTGGTGGGACAACACGCCGGCCTTCAAGCTGGGCTTCGTGCCCAAGGACAATTCCGAGGACTACGCCCCCGAGATCTTCGAGGCCCAGCGCAAGGCGCGCGAGGAGGCCAAGAAATCCAAGAGCGCCGTCACCGACGTCGCCGACCAGGCCGCCGTGGTCGCGGCCATCAAGGCGGTGCAGGCCGAGGAACCGCCGGCCGAGGGCCTGTTCCAGGGCGGCCCCTACTGCGCCATGGAATTCGAAGGCGACCTCGACAAGATCAAGTAG
- a CDS encoding NAD-dependent epimerase/dehydratase family protein: MYNRVLITGAGGALGRVLRDGLKGAYPVLRLSHRRDVGPAGPGEEINVASLENFDEVDAAMEGVDAVVHLGGKAVEGAWEEILQSNIIGTYNVLEAARRHKVKRVVFASTHHIVGYYRRDKIVGVEAPPRPDSRYAVSKVFGEALGRMYADKYGMSVVCQRIGVSQEKVPHVRGLWTWQSYPDYVHMTRRCLDAPDIHFLVVYGVSANSRPLWDNPTAETIGYEPQDDAEDHIDEVLAKQKFKDEPEIERLFHGGWFCGMEFAGDPEKID, from the coding sequence ATGTACAACCGCGTTCTGATCACCGGCGCCGGGGGCGCCCTGGGCCGTGTGCTGCGTGACGGCCTGAAGGGGGCCTATCCGGTCCTGCGCCTGTCGCACCGTCGCGACGTCGGCCCGGCCGGGCCCGGCGAGGAGATCAACGTCGCCAGCCTGGAGAACTTCGACGAGGTCGACGCCGCCATGGAAGGGGTGGACGCCGTGGTCCACCTGGGCGGCAAGGCGGTCGAGGGCGCGTGGGAGGAGATCCTGCAGAGCAACATCATCGGCACCTACAACGTCCTGGAGGCGGCGCGGCGTCATAAGGTGAAGCGCGTCGTCTTCGCCAGCACGCACCACATCGTCGGCTATTACCGGCGCGACAAAATCGTCGGCGTCGAGGCGCCGCCGCGGCCGGATTCGCGCTACGCCGTCAGCAAGGTGTTCGGCGAAGCCCTGGGGCGCATGTACGCCGACAAATATGGCATGAGCGTCGTCTGCCAGCGCATCGGCGTCTCCCAGGAAAAGGTGCCGCACGTGCGCGGGTTGTGGACTTGGCAGAGCTATCCCGACTACGTCCACATGACGCGGCGCTGCCTGGACGCCCCCGACATCCATTTTCTCGTCGTCTATGGCGTTTCGGCCAACAGCCGGCCGCTGTGGGACAACCCGACCGCCGAGACCATCGGCTATGAGCCCCAGGACGACGCCGAGGATCACATCGACGAGGTGCTGGCCAAGCAGAAGTTCAAGGACGAGCCAGAGATCGAGCGCCTGTTCCACGGCGGCTGGTTCTGCGGCATGGAGTTCGCGGGCGACCCCGAAAAGATCGACTGA
- the rbr gene encoding rubrerythrin produces MNLKGSQTEKNILAAFAGESQARNRYTLYAEKARDEGYEQIAAIFAETADQEKAHAGRLYKLLQGGEVEITGAFPAGRVGSTEENLRGAAAGEEYEELEMYPGFAKTARAEGFEPIAGIFEAIAVAERQHKKRYLALADNVAKDLVFKRPGAVTWRCLTCGYLHEGPEAPRTCPACAKPRSHFELLGENW; encoded by the coding sequence ATGAACTTGAAGGGCAGCCAGACCGAGAAAAACATCCTCGCCGCCTTCGCCGGCGAATCGCAGGCCCGCAACCGCTATACGCTGTACGCCGAGAAGGCCAGGGACGAGGGCTACGAGCAGATCGCCGCCATCTTCGCCGAGACGGCGGACCAGGAGAAGGCCCACGCCGGGCGCCTCTACAAGCTGCTGCAGGGCGGCGAGGTCGAGATTACCGGCGCCTTCCCGGCCGGGCGCGTCGGCAGCACCGAGGAAAACCTGCGGGGCGCCGCCGCCGGCGAGGAATACGAGGAACTGGAGATGTATCCCGGCTTCGCCAAGACGGCCCGCGCCGAGGGCTTCGAGCCCATCGCCGGCATCTTCGAGGCGATCGCGGTGGCCGAGCGCCAGCACAAGAAGCGCTATCTGGCGCTGGCCGACAACGTCGCCAAGGACCTGGTGTTCAAGCGTCCCGGCGCCGTCACCTGGCGTTGCCTGACCTGCGGCTACCTGCACGAGGGGCCGGAGGCGCCGCGCACCTGCCCGGCCTGCGCCAAGCCGCGCTCGCACTTCGAGCTGCTGGGCGAGAACTGGTAG
- a CDS encoding endo alpha-1,4 polygalactosaminidase produces MSRPRRCLLLSVVLAMLAAAAPGLAQAPGQPRALTPAPAPAAQQAAPAPTGVTPTPQPPGSVRAQGEEVAPTPAAPVGGPADLFLDHREEMRKFVQAIAAYARGQRRDFAVVPMGGLNLLVKRDPAQTDLVLPAPAYTRAIGGILQEGLFYGVPEAGKATEADRRERLLPLIERAKQNRLPVLVVDYATAPKTIDAARAQAAKRGLVFFGAPARGLALNMLPKYPGRPFAENGDNMLALRDVRNFVMLRDSSAFGREDAFAMKMHDSNYDLVIVDVFHRIGEPLSKQAVETLKYKKLGARRLVFAYANIAAAASDAFYWKPGWREGAPTWISAPTPGNPDQYFVEYWQPEWQQIVFGNPKSYLYGIIAQGFDGVILDGVDNYLFYEGGLEAVAAAEK; encoded by the coding sequence ATGTCGCGCCCGCGCCGTTGTCTGCTGCTGTCCGTCGTCCTCGCCATGCTTGCCGCCGCCGCGCCGGGCCTGGCCCAGGCGCCCGGCCAGCCGCGCGCGCTGACCCCGGCGCCGGCCCCGGCCGCGCAACAGGCGGCGCCCGCGCCCACCGGCGTGACGCCGACGCCGCAGCCGCCGGGCAGCGTGCGCGCCCAGGGCGAGGAGGTGGCGCCGACGCCGGCCGCCCCCGTCGGCGGGCCGGCCGATCTTTTCCTCGATCACCGCGAGGAGATGCGCAAGTTCGTCCAGGCCATCGCCGCCTACGCGCGCGGCCAGCGCCGCGATTTCGCGGTGGTGCCGATGGGCGGGCTCAACCTGCTGGTCAAGCGCGACCCGGCGCAGACCGACCTGGTGCTGCCGGCCCCGGCCTACACGCGGGCCATCGGCGGCATTCTCCAGGAAGGCCTCTTCTACGGCGTGCCGGAGGCCGGCAAGGCGACCGAGGCGGATCGCCGCGAGCGCCTGCTGCCGCTGATCGAGCGGGCCAAGCAAAACCGCCTGCCGGTGCTGGTCGTCGATTACGCCACCGCCCCCAAGACCATCGACGCCGCCCGCGCCCAGGCCGCCAAGCGGGGCCTGGTCTTCTTCGGGGCGCCGGCCCGCGGGCTGGCGCTCAACATGCTGCCCAAATACCCGGGCCGCCCGTTCGCCGAGAACGGCGACAACATGCTCGCCCTGCGCGACGTCAGGAACTTCGTCATGCTGCGCGATTCCTCGGCCTTCGGGCGCGAGGACGCCTTCGCCATGAAGATGCACGACAGCAACTACGACCTGGTGATCGTCGACGTCTTCCACAGGATCGGCGAGCCGCTGAGCAAGCAGGCGGTGGAGACGCTGAAATACAAGAAGCTGGGGGCCCGCCGGCTGGTCTTCGCCTATGCCAACATCGCGGCCGCCGCCAGCGACGCCTTCTACTGGAAGCCGGGCTGGCGGGAAGGCGCCCCGACCTGGATCAGCGCGCCCACTCCCGGCAATCCCGACCAGTACTTCGTCGAATACTGGCAGCCCGAATGGCAGCAGATCGTCTTCGGCAACCCCAAATCCTACCTTTACGGCATCATCGCCCAGGGCTTCGACGGCGTGATCCTCGACGGCGTCGACAACTACCTGTTCTACGAAGGCGGCCTGGAGGCCGTGGCGGCGGCGGAGAAGTAG
- a CDS encoding endonuclease domain-containing protein, giving the protein MVVRPETRRARVLRRDASEAERVLWRALRELTLPVKVRRQHPIGRYVADFAIPADTLAIELDGGQHAGTVEADAVRTKEMTAHGYRVNRFWNHEVLGNLEGVLQTIVSELGESPTSP; this is encoded by the coding sequence ATGGTCGTTCGTCCAGAGACGCGCCGCGCCAGGGTGTTGCGCCGGGACGCCAGCGAGGCCGAAAGGGTTCTGTGGCGGGCGCTTCGGGAGTTGACCCTGCCGGTCAAGGTGCGCAGACAACATCCGATCGGCCGCTATGTCGCGGATTTCGCCATCCCTGCCGACACGCTGGCGATCGAACTCGACGGCGGACAACACGCCGGGACCGTCGAAGCCGATGCGGTGCGTACCAAGGAGATGACGGCCCATGGATACCGCGTAAACCGCTTTTGGAACCACGAGGTCTTAGGCAATCTGGAGGGAGTCCTCCAAACCATCGTCAGCGAACTCGGCGAGTCCCCCACCTCACCCTGA
- a CDS encoding NAD(P)/FAD-dependent oxidoreductase, translated as MTERIECAVIGAGAIGLAIAREMAMRGREVVVLEETDTIGSDTSSRNSEVVHAGLYYDKGSLKAKLCVEGRERLYDYFASHGIEHRRCGKLIVAADEGQSAQLEFIKAKGEACGVTDLRLLAGAEARAMEPNLKAAAALLSPSSGIMDSHRLMLAYQGDLEDKGGMVAFKSPVWGGSMKAGMKVIQVHGAEPMELACDIVINSAGLGAQALSSSFEFLPADSVPPRYLAKGNYFTLAGRAPFSRLVYPVPEPGGLGVHLTIDLGGQARFGPDVEWVEKIDYAVDPGRAERFYAAIRTYWPSLADGALQPGYAGIRPKVTPPGTPAGDFVIQGPETHGVAGVVALYGMESPGLTASLAIASHVADLLE; from the coding sequence ATGACGGAACGGATCGAGTGTGCGGTGATCGGCGCCGGCGCCATCGGGCTGGCCATCGCGCGGGAAATGGCGATGCGCGGCCGCGAGGTCGTGGTGCTCGAGGAAACCGACACCATCGGCTCGGACACCAGCTCGCGCAACAGCGAGGTGGTGCACGCCGGCCTCTACTACGACAAGGGAAGCCTGAAGGCGAAACTGTGCGTCGAGGGCCGCGAGCGGCTGTACGACTATTTCGCCAGCCACGGAATCGAGCATCGGCGCTGCGGCAAGCTGATCGTCGCCGCCGACGAGGGGCAGTCGGCCCAGCTCGAGTTCATCAAGGCCAAGGGCGAGGCCTGCGGGGTGACGGACCTGCGCCTGCTCGCCGGCGCCGAGGCCCGCGCCATGGAGCCCAACCTCAAGGCCGCGGCGGCGCTGCTGTCGCCCTCCTCCGGCATCATGGACAGCCACCGCCTGATGCTGGCCTACCAGGGCGACCTCGAGGACAAGGGCGGCATGGTCGCCTTCAAAAGCCCGGTGTGGGGCGGGTCGATGAAGGCGGGCATGAAGGTCATCCAGGTACACGGCGCCGAGCCCATGGAGTTGGCCTGCGACATCGTCATCAACAGCGCCGGCCTGGGCGCCCAGGCGCTGTCGTCGTCGTTCGAATTCCTGCCCGCCGACAGCGTGCCGCCGCGCTATCTCGCCAAGGGCAACTATTTCACGCTGGCCGGCCGCGCGCCCTTTTCGCGCCTCGTCTATCCGGTGCCGGAGCCGGGCGGGCTGGGCGTGCACCTGACGATCGACCTCGGCGGCCAGGCCCGCTTCGGCCCCGATGTCGAGTGGGTGGAAAAGATCGACTACGCGGTCGATCCCGGCCGCGCCGAACGCTTCTACGCCGCCATCCGCACCTATTGGCCGAGCCTCGCCGACGGCGCGCTGCAGCCCGGCTATGCCGGCATCCGCCCCAAGGTGACGCCCCCCGGCACGCCGGCCGGCGACTTCGTCATCCAGGGCCCGGAAACCCATGGCGTTGCGGGCGTGGTCGCCCTCTACGGCATGGAAAGCCCCGGCCTCACCGCGTCGCTGGCCATCGCCAGCCACGTCGCCGACCTGCTGGAGTAG